The Daucus carota subsp. sativus chromosome 2, DH1 v3.0, whole genome shotgun sequence genome includes a window with the following:
- the LOC108209335 gene encoding auxin response factor 4 isoform X1: MEIDLNQVVDEVGRAADCNGDCNKSDGAVSPTYVELWHACAGPLITLPKKGNVVVYFPQGHLETSPFPHTQMPNFDLRPQIFCRVMDVLLLANKESDEVYTQLSLLPVPELLGMNLEGKQNDDLWVDKEDEEGAGLMPTKSTPHMFCKTLTASDTSTHGGFSVPRRAAEDCFAPLDYREQRPSQELVAKDLHGVEWKFRHIYRGQPRRHLLTTGWSIFVSQKNLISGDAVLFLRGESGELRLGIRRAARPKNGLPDQVTGNQSSSYNILSSVANAVSTKSVFHLFYSPRATHAEFVVPQQKYMKSIKSQILVGTRFKMKCDVDDAPERRFSGLVTGIGDLDPYKWPDSKWRCLKVRWDENYSSNHQDRVSPWEIDHSGLPSSLSIQSSPRLKKPRTSLLATQTENPINARAGFLDFEESVRSSKVLQGQENVGLASVLNGYDTRNCSHNVEIPSIVNHKSEVMGKNNFTEFTRTKPFTTYTGFLESNRFPRVLQGQEICSLRSLTGKTDVELGASGNSETSCNLQNMYYRPAANFHPLASAGIRNMYTPYNDLYKAGPPGMLSYTNFPNEAVPHNPSSVHCRVTSNEEIKQNLSDKSRVVDIIPSCHNFDVNSSNEKDEGSVTNCKLFGFPLTGKTSTSTSQCACKRSCIKVHKQGNLVGRAIDLTKLHGYDDLLLELERLFSMESLLRDPVKGWRVLFTDDENDMMVVGDDPWNEFCRMVSKIHIHTQEEVQKMMIGMMSDDTQSCLEEAPIVMDASKSPSVGQAGMSSFSANRRKNRTCIS; encoded by the exons ATGGAAATTGATCTGAACCAAGTGGTTGATGAGGTGGGAAGAGCTGCAGATTGTAATGGGGATTGCAACAAGAGTGATGGAGCTGTTTCTCCAACATATGTGGAGCTTTGGCATGCTTGTGCTGGTCCTCTTATCACTCTTCCCAAGAAAGGGAATGTAGTTGTTTACTTCCCACAAGGTCACTTGGAAACTTCTCCTTTTCCACACACTCAAATGCCCAATTTTGATCTTAGACCTCAGATCTTTTGCAGAGTCATGGATGTTCTACTATTG GCTAATAAAGAGAGTGATGAAGTCTATACACAGTTGAGTCTGCTTCCTGTGCCAGAG CTGTTAGGCATGAATTTAGAGGGAAAACAGAATGATGATCTATGGGTGGATAAGGAGGATGAGGAGGGTGCTGGTCTTATGCCCACAAAATCAACCCCTCACATGTTTTGCAAAACCTTGACTGCGTCAGATACCAGCACACATGGTGGATTTTCTGTACCTCGCAGAGCTGCAGAAGACTGTTTTGCACCTTTG GATTACAGAGAGCAGAGACCCTCTCAGGAGCTTGTTGCGAAGGATTTGCACGGGGTTGAATGGAAGTTCCGTCATATATATAGAG GTCAACCAAGGCGACATTTGCTTACCACTGGGTGGAGTATTTTTGTAAGCCAAAAGAATCTTATTTCAGGAGATGCAGTCCTTTTTTTAAG AGGTGAAAGTGGAGAGCTAAGACTGGGGATCAGAAGAGCTGCGCGACCTAAAAATGGGCTTCCTGATCAAGTCACTGGGAACCAGAGCTCTAGTTACAATATTCTTTCCTCGGTTGCTAATGCAGTATCCACCAAGAGTGTGTTTCATCTTTTCTACAGCCCGAG GGCAACTCATGCAGAATTTGTTGTGCCCCAGCAGAAGTACATGAAAAGCATTAAGAGTCAGATTCTCGTAGGTACACGATTCAAGATGAAGTGTGATGTCGATGATGCCCCAGAAAGAAG GTTCAGTGGTTTAGTTACTGGCATTGGCGATCTGGATCCCTACAAATGGCCCGATTCCAAATGGAGATGTTTAAAG GTTAGATGGGATGAAAATTATTCCAGTAATCATCAAGATCGGGTTTCACCTTGGGAAATTGATCATTCTGGTTTACCATCAAGTTTGAGCATTCAGTCCTCTCCGAGGCTGAAGAAACCGCGGACAAGTCTCCTGGCGACTCAAACTGAGAACCCTATTAATG CAAGGGCTGGGTTCCTGGACTTTGAGGAGTCTGTACGATCCTCCAAGGTCTTGCAAGGTCAAGAAAATGTAGGTTTAGCATCAGTTCTTAATGGATATGATACGAGAAACTGCTCGCACAATGTTGAGATCCCGTCAATAGTGAATCACAAATCAGAAGTGATGggaaaaaacaattttactgAATTTACGAGGACTAAGCCATTCACTACTTACACTGGCTTTTTGGAATCCAATAGGTTTCCAAGGGTCTTGCAAGGTCAAGAAATTTGCTCGTTGAGATCCCTAACTGGGAAAACTGATGTCGAACTTGGTGCTTCAGGAAACAGTGAAACCAGCTGCAATCTGCAGAACATGTACTATAGGCCCGCTGCTAATTTTCACCCACTAGCTTCAGCAGGTATTAGAAACATGTATACTCCATATAATGACCTCTACAAAGCTGGTCCACCTGGCATGCTGTCTTACACCAACTTTCCAAATGAAGCTGTACCACACAATCCATCTTCAGTTCACTGTCGAGTTACAAGCAATGAAGAAATAAAGCAAAATCTTTCAGATAAGTCGAGGGTAGTAGATATTATACCTTCCTGTCACAATTTTGACGTGAACTCCAGCAATGAGAAAGATGAAGGTTCGGTGACTAACTGCAAACTTTTTGGGTTTCCTTTGACTGGAAAAACATCGACATCAACGTCTCAATGTGCATGTAAAAGGAGCTGTATAAAA GTTCATAAGCAAGGAAATCTGGTGGGCAGGGCTATAGATCTCACCAAACTGCATGGTTATGATGATCTACTACTTGAGCTAGAGAGGCTCTTCAGTATGGAAAGCCTCCTCAGAGATCCTGTCAAAGGATGGCGCGTTTTGTTTactgatgatgaaaatgatatGATGGTTGTTGGTGATGATCCTTGGAA CGAATTCTGTCGAATGGTGTCTaagatacatatacacacacaagaaGAAGTGCAGAAAATGATGATAGGAATGATGAGTGACGACACTCAAAGTTGTCTGGAAGAAGCACCAATAGTTATGGATGCTTCAAAATCTCCATCTGTTGGACAGGCAG GTATGTCTTCCTTTAGCGCGAATAGAAGAAAGAACCGAACCTGTATTAGTTGA
- the LOC108209336 gene encoding isovaleryl-CoA dehydrogenase, mitochondrial-like: MQRLAGVKRLLTSSNYALQRRATFATSMLFDETQIQFKESVAQFAQENIAPYAAKIDRTDSFPEEVNLWKLMGDFNLLGITAPEEYGGMNLGYLYHTIAMEEISRAAGGVGLSYGVHSNVCLNQLVKFGNIFQKEKYLPKLISGEHVGALAMSEPNAGSDVVGMKCKADRVEGGYVLNGNKMWITNGPIAQTLIVYAKTDMAARSKGITAFIVEKGMPGFSTAQKLDKLGMRGSPTCELVFNNCFVPEENILGQEGKGVYVLMSGLDLERVVFAGAPVGIMQACIDIAIPYVRQREQFGTPIGQFQLIQGKIADMYTALQSSRAYLYSVARDCDNGKIDTKDCAGVILIAAERATQVALQAIQCLGGNGYINEYDTGRLLRDAKLYEIGAGTSEIRRMLIGRELFKEIN, from the exons ATGCAGAGGCTGGCCGGAGTGAAGAGATTATTAACATCCTCAAACTATGCATTGCAGCGTCGCGCTACTTTCGCAACCTCCATGCTTTTCGATGAAACACAAATTCag TTCAAGGAGAGCGTTGCGCAATTTGCTCAGGAAAATATAGCGCCTTACGCAGCCAAAATTGACAGAACGGATAGTTTCCCAGAG GAGGTGAATTTGTGGAAACTGATGGGGGATTTCAATCTCCTTGGAATTACTGCTCCTG AGGAATATGGGGGAATGAATTTAGGTTATTTATATCACACCATCGCCATGGAGGAGATAAGTCGAGCTGCTGGCGGCGTTGGCCTCTCCTACGGCGTACATTCTAATGTCTGCCTTAATCAACTG GTAAAGTTTGGGAATATTTTTCAGAAGGAAAAGTACTTACCAAAG CTAATCAGCGGCGAGCACGTTGGAGCTCTGGCAATGAGTGAACCAAACG CTGGTTCCGATGTCGTTGGTATGAAATGCAAAGCCGATCGAGTCGAGGGAGGCTACGTCCTCAACGGAAACAAGATGTGGATCACCAACGGCCCTATCGCTCAGACACTG ATTGTATACGCAAAAACAGATATGGCTGCTCGCTCCAAAGGGATCACTGCTTTCATTGTCGAGAAAGGAATGCCTGG ATTCTCTACCGCGCAGAAGTTGGACAAACTTGGAATGCGAGGAAGTCCTAC GTGCGAGCTTGTATTCAACAATTGTTTTGTCCCTGAAGAAAATATTCTTGGACAAGAAGGGAAAG GAGTCTATGTTTTAATGTCGGGTCTAGATCTCGAGAGAGTTGTGTTTGCTGGGGCGCCTGTTGGAATAATGCAAGCATGTATTGATATAGCTATTCCTTATGTTCGACAACGCGAACAATTTGGCACTCCAATTGGTCAATTTCAACTAATACAG GGGAAAATTGCAGACATGTATACTGCACTTCAGTCTTCAAG AGCTTATCTGTATTCAGTTGCAAGGGACTGTGATAATGGAAAAATTGATACGAAG GATTGTGCTGGTGTAATACTTATAGCAGCTGAGAGAGCAACTCAGGTTGCATTGCAG GCAATTCAATGTTTAGGCGGTAACGGATATATAAATGAGTATGACACCGGTCGTCTTCTCAGAGATGCAAAACTGTATGAGATTGGTGCAGGGACCAGTGAGATCAGAAGAATGCTCATCGGCCGTGAACTGTTTAAAGAAATCAATTAG
- the LOC108209335 gene encoding auxin response factor 4 isoform X2 translates to MEIDLNQVVDEVGRAADCNGDCNKSDGAVSPTYVELWHACAGPLITLPKKGNVVVYFPQGHLETSPFPHTQMPNFDLRPQIFCRVMDVLLLANKESDEVYTQLSLLPVPELLGMNLEGKQNDDLWVDKEDEEGAGLMPTKSTPHMFCKTLTASDTSTHGGFSVPRRAAEDCFAPLDYREQRPSQELVAKDLHGVEWKFRHIYRGQPRRHLLTTGWSIFVSQKNLISGDAVLFLRGESGELRLGIRRAARPKNGLPDQVTGNQSSSYNILSSVANAVSTKSVFHLFYSPRATHAEFVVPQQKYMKSIKSQILVGTRFKMKCDVDDAPERRFSGLVTGIGDLDPYKWPDSKWRCLKVRWDENYSSNHQDRVSPWEIDHSGLPSSLSIQSSPRLKKPRTSLLATQTENPINARAGFLDFEESVRSSKVLQGQENVGLASVLNGYDTRNCSHNVEIPSIVNHKSEVMGKNNFTEFTRTKPFTTYTGFLESNRFPRVLQGQEICSLRSLTGKTDVELGASGNSETSCNLQNMYYRPAANFHPLASAGIRNMYTPYNDLYKAGPPGMLSYTNFPNEAVPHNPSSVHCRVTSNEEIKQNLSDKSRVVDIIPSCHNFDVNSSNEKDEGSVTNCKLFGFPLTGKTSTSTSQCACKRSCIKVHKQGNLVGRAIDLTKLHGYDDLLLELERLFSMESLLRDPVKGWRVLFTDDENDMMVVGDDPWNEFCRMVSKIHIHTQEEVQKMMIGMMSDDTQSCLEEAPIVMDASKSPSVGQAG, encoded by the exons ATGGAAATTGATCTGAACCAAGTGGTTGATGAGGTGGGAAGAGCTGCAGATTGTAATGGGGATTGCAACAAGAGTGATGGAGCTGTTTCTCCAACATATGTGGAGCTTTGGCATGCTTGTGCTGGTCCTCTTATCACTCTTCCCAAGAAAGGGAATGTAGTTGTTTACTTCCCACAAGGTCACTTGGAAACTTCTCCTTTTCCACACACTCAAATGCCCAATTTTGATCTTAGACCTCAGATCTTTTGCAGAGTCATGGATGTTCTACTATTG GCTAATAAAGAGAGTGATGAAGTCTATACACAGTTGAGTCTGCTTCCTGTGCCAGAG CTGTTAGGCATGAATTTAGAGGGAAAACAGAATGATGATCTATGGGTGGATAAGGAGGATGAGGAGGGTGCTGGTCTTATGCCCACAAAATCAACCCCTCACATGTTTTGCAAAACCTTGACTGCGTCAGATACCAGCACACATGGTGGATTTTCTGTACCTCGCAGAGCTGCAGAAGACTGTTTTGCACCTTTG GATTACAGAGAGCAGAGACCCTCTCAGGAGCTTGTTGCGAAGGATTTGCACGGGGTTGAATGGAAGTTCCGTCATATATATAGAG GTCAACCAAGGCGACATTTGCTTACCACTGGGTGGAGTATTTTTGTAAGCCAAAAGAATCTTATTTCAGGAGATGCAGTCCTTTTTTTAAG AGGTGAAAGTGGAGAGCTAAGACTGGGGATCAGAAGAGCTGCGCGACCTAAAAATGGGCTTCCTGATCAAGTCACTGGGAACCAGAGCTCTAGTTACAATATTCTTTCCTCGGTTGCTAATGCAGTATCCACCAAGAGTGTGTTTCATCTTTTCTACAGCCCGAG GGCAACTCATGCAGAATTTGTTGTGCCCCAGCAGAAGTACATGAAAAGCATTAAGAGTCAGATTCTCGTAGGTACACGATTCAAGATGAAGTGTGATGTCGATGATGCCCCAGAAAGAAG GTTCAGTGGTTTAGTTACTGGCATTGGCGATCTGGATCCCTACAAATGGCCCGATTCCAAATGGAGATGTTTAAAG GTTAGATGGGATGAAAATTATTCCAGTAATCATCAAGATCGGGTTTCACCTTGGGAAATTGATCATTCTGGTTTACCATCAAGTTTGAGCATTCAGTCCTCTCCGAGGCTGAAGAAACCGCGGACAAGTCTCCTGGCGACTCAAACTGAGAACCCTATTAATG CAAGGGCTGGGTTCCTGGACTTTGAGGAGTCTGTACGATCCTCCAAGGTCTTGCAAGGTCAAGAAAATGTAGGTTTAGCATCAGTTCTTAATGGATATGATACGAGAAACTGCTCGCACAATGTTGAGATCCCGTCAATAGTGAATCACAAATCAGAAGTGATGggaaaaaacaattttactgAATTTACGAGGACTAAGCCATTCACTACTTACACTGGCTTTTTGGAATCCAATAGGTTTCCAAGGGTCTTGCAAGGTCAAGAAATTTGCTCGTTGAGATCCCTAACTGGGAAAACTGATGTCGAACTTGGTGCTTCAGGAAACAGTGAAACCAGCTGCAATCTGCAGAACATGTACTATAGGCCCGCTGCTAATTTTCACCCACTAGCTTCAGCAGGTATTAGAAACATGTATACTCCATATAATGACCTCTACAAAGCTGGTCCACCTGGCATGCTGTCTTACACCAACTTTCCAAATGAAGCTGTACCACACAATCCATCTTCAGTTCACTGTCGAGTTACAAGCAATGAAGAAATAAAGCAAAATCTTTCAGATAAGTCGAGGGTAGTAGATATTATACCTTCCTGTCACAATTTTGACGTGAACTCCAGCAATGAGAAAGATGAAGGTTCGGTGACTAACTGCAAACTTTTTGGGTTTCCTTTGACTGGAAAAACATCGACATCAACGTCTCAATGTGCATGTAAAAGGAGCTGTATAAAA GTTCATAAGCAAGGAAATCTGGTGGGCAGGGCTATAGATCTCACCAAACTGCATGGTTATGATGATCTACTACTTGAGCTAGAGAGGCTCTTCAGTATGGAAAGCCTCCTCAGAGATCCTGTCAAAGGATGGCGCGTTTTGTTTactgatgatgaaaatgatatGATGGTTGTTGGTGATGATCCTTGGAA CGAATTCTGTCGAATGGTGTCTaagatacatatacacacacaagaaGAAGTGCAGAAAATGATGATAGGAATGATGAGTGACGACACTCAAAGTTGTCTGGAAGAAGCACCAATAGTTATGGATGCTTCAAAATCTCCATCTGTTGGACAGGCAGGTTAG